From the genome of Virgibacillus siamensis, one region includes:
- a CDS encoding ABC transporter permease, with protein MLQYIVKRILMLIPVLLGVSILTFSLIHLIPGDPAKSMLGNKATEAQLEALRHELGLNDPYVVQYGRFLGDILQGDLGQSVQSKEDIAVQLMHKLPATIELTIFAMILAVVIGVTAGVIAAVKQYSWFDNLSMTGALFGVSMPIFWLGLMMILFFSVELQLMPPSGRLSSGIDLNTITNFFLLDSILTGNWIAFKDAFFHLLMPGIALGTIPMAIIARMTRSSMLEVMKQDYIRTADAKGLRKHLIIFQHALKNAFLPVLTVIGLQFGLLLGGAVLTETIFSWPGVGRYVYLAVLGRDFTVVQSTILVIATIFVLVNLITDLLYKYFDPRISYD; from the coding sequence CATCCTTACCTTCTCCCTGATTCATCTGATTCCGGGTGACCCGGCAAAAAGTATGCTTGGCAATAAAGCAACGGAAGCACAACTGGAGGCACTCCGGCATGAGTTAGGTCTTAATGATCCCTATGTCGTGCAATACGGCCGATTTTTAGGTGATATTTTGCAAGGAGACCTTGGACAATCTGTACAGTCCAAAGAAGATATTGCCGTACAGTTAATGCACAAGCTGCCTGCAACGATTGAATTGACTATATTTGCTATGATTTTAGCGGTCGTTATCGGGGTTACAGCAGGGGTTATCGCAGCCGTGAAACAGTATTCCTGGTTTGACAACCTCAGTATGACCGGAGCGCTGTTCGGTGTTTCGATGCCAATCTTCTGGCTTGGCCTGATGATGATTCTGTTTTTCTCTGTTGAATTGCAGCTTATGCCGCCTTCCGGACGGTTATCGTCGGGTATTGATCTGAACACCATTACCAATTTTTTTCTGCTGGACAGTATATTAACCGGCAACTGGATAGCGTTTAAAGATGCATTCTTCCATCTTCTTATGCCAGGCATTGCACTTGGAACCATACCGATGGCGATCATTGCCCGGATGACCAGATCAAGCATGCTGGAAGTGATGAAGCAGGATTATATTCGAACAGCGGATGCAAAAGGGCTGAGAAAACATTTAATTATTTTTCAGCATGCCTTAAAGAACGCCTTCCTTCCTGTTTTGACCGTCATTGGTCTGCAATTTGGACTGCTGCTCGGTGGTGCCGTTCTGACCGAAACGATTTTCTCCTGGCCCGGTGTCGGGCGATACGTCTACCTGGCAGTACTTGGGCGAGATTTCACCGTTGTGCAAAGTACTATTTTAGTGATTGCAACCATTTTCGTACTGGTGAACCTTATAACAGATTTACTGTATAAATATTTTGATCCGAGGATCAGTTATGATTGA
- the nikC gene encoding nickel transporter permease, whose amino-acid sequence MMELQPNPAGNTDTALPDELAHKKKSSLWKDVFFRLIKSKTSLIGLCIILLLIVTAIFAPLIATHNPTSYESITNRYQPPSAEHFLGTDALGRDIFSRIVYGTRISIQIGVFTVAISMIIGVLLGGIAGYFGKWIDQIIMRVVDILMAFPSILLAIALVAVLGPSLQNAMIAVGIVGIPQFARIVRSAVLSVKETEYIEAAKAIGAKNGRVLMQHVLPNCLAPIIVQATLSVGTAILDAAGLSFLGLGAQPPTPEWGAMLSDGRAALQNAPWVVAFPGIAIFLVVLGFNLFGDGLRDALDPRLKE is encoded by the coding sequence TTGATGGAATTGCAGCCGAACCCGGCCGGAAATACAGATACAGCGCTTCCTGATGAACTTGCCCACAAAAAGAAAAGCAGCTTATGGAAAGATGTATTTTTTCGGCTTATTAAAAGTAAAACATCACTGATCGGGTTGTGTATCATTCTTCTTTTAATTGTTACTGCTATATTTGCACCATTAATCGCAACACACAACCCTACAAGCTATGAATCCATTACCAATCGCTATCAGCCTCCATCCGCAGAACATTTTCTTGGAACGGATGCACTCGGAAGGGATATTTTCAGCAGAATTGTATATGGTACGCGTATTTCCATTCAAATTGGTGTTTTTACCGTAGCCATATCGATGATTATCGGTGTCCTTCTTGGAGGAATTGCTGGTTATTTTGGAAAATGGATTGATCAGATTATCATGCGTGTTGTCGATATTCTAATGGCGTTTCCAAGTATTTTACTGGCTATAGCACTCGTTGCTGTCCTGGGGCCGAGCCTGCAAAATGCCATGATTGCAGTCGGGATTGTCGGAATACCACAGTTTGCCCGGATTGTACGATCGGCAGTATTATCAGTAAAAGAAACAGAATATATTGAGGCCGCTAAAGCTATTGGTGCCAAAAACGGCCGGGTACTGATGCAGCATGTATTGCCTAATTGTCTTGCTCCAATTATCGTTCAGGCCACACTTAGTGTTGGTACGGCAATTCTGGATGCAGCCGGATTAAGTTTTCTTGGACTTGGAGCACAGCCGCCGACACCCGAGTGGGGCGCGATGTTGAGTGACGGGCGTGCAGCATTGCAAAATGCACCATGGGTTGTCGCCTTCCCCGGAATTGCCATCTTTTTGGTTGTTCTTGGCTTCAATTTATTCGGGGACGGATTACGTGATGCTTTAGACCCACGATTAAAGGAATAA
- a CDS encoding DUF6305 family protein: MKRYVPISVCFVSALILCFISINDTHSEHFNTYPNLPAPIGKEKILITSTGQAPEGSILLQIAQKLNLEADYRPRALGSDLYDYNSVVILLGYSANGLKQTNRTFQEELIRTRTLLKEAEYTHLPIILVNISGFFRDDRRTIKLFKETAPYADYFIGMKNTKKKAAQIDHLRELQVPVTLVNGLKDLSVPFNAIFR; this comes from the coding sequence TTGAAACGATATGTCCCCATTTCGGTTTGTTTTGTCAGTGCTTTGATCCTCTGCTTTATCTCGATCAATGACACACATTCCGAACACTTTAATACATACCCAAATCTGCCAGCACCAATTGGCAAGGAAAAAATACTGATTACATCCACCGGACAAGCCCCCGAGGGAAGCATTTTGCTGCAAATCGCCCAGAAGCTTAACCTTGAGGCAGATTACCGCCCCAGAGCATTGGGGTCAGATTTATATGATTACAATAGTGTTGTTATCCTGCTCGGCTACAGTGCCAATGGATTGAAACAAACAAACCGGACATTTCAAGAGGAACTAATTCGGACACGAACACTGCTAAAGGAAGCAGAATACACACATCTGCCCATCATTCTTGTAAACATATCCGGCTTTTTCCGTGATGATCGCCGAACCATAAAATTATTTAAGGAAACCGCCCCATATGCGGATTATTTCATAGGGATGAAAAATACGAAGAAGAAAGCAGCGCAAATTGACCATCTGAGGGAACTTCAAGTCCCTGTTACCCTGGTTAACGGGTTGAAAGACCTATCCGTACCGTTCAATGCCATATTCCGATAG
- a CDS encoding sensor histidine kinase, which produces MIRKKKSILLLSIGLLLIFYGLILPVFLNDWSIWLAKNIHKSIIQHDSGLLLITSFLYIAKYMMTFFLVHFGSMLIVQVFRIKLNTVSWSFAYIGIVLISLSIFNQIYTEHFTYLGYFLTTGIIVLLLQYIPRHKYFYFIYSIISFLVLLSVQWMQLIPALSRFGIGTNDLAAGIKIADSYLTGNNLFNTLATIFFSVFSVIAIIVTLLIHLFNKQINTLRKYQVQEEILHETRSALVDSKVHEEINMLVHDLKTPLVTVEGLVSLIQMKMQSKHNPSLKTYVSRIDRSITKMKDMISEILHDQMKQELSVQELLQYVTSHLSMDEQRINLKIDLDENLPFIYVNKIRFSRAISNILENAIISFDGKEGYIHVTVKSIDTRILIRIQDNGPGIDATHLKEIWKEGFSTRNSSGLGLSFVKRVVENHHGTIDLKSIPGNQTQINIRLPISKEGENANEHHYINS; this is translated from the coding sequence ATGATCCGCAAAAAAAAATCGATACTATTATTATCAATTGGGCTGCTGCTGATTTTTTACGGCCTGATACTTCCTGTATTTCTGAATGATTGGTCAATATGGCTCGCTAAAAATATCCATAAGAGTATTATACAGCATGACAGTGGACTGCTTTTAATTACTTCCTTTTTATATATTGCAAAATATATGATGACGTTTTTTCTTGTTCATTTTGGATCGATGCTCATTGTACAAGTCTTTCGGATCAAATTAAATACCGTTTCCTGGTCATTCGCCTACATCGGAATTGTTCTAATCTCCCTGTCGATTTTTAATCAAATATACACGGAGCACTTCACATACCTTGGTTACTTTTTGACAACTGGCATCATTGTACTGCTGCTGCAATATATACCCAGGCATAAATATTTTTATTTTATTTATTCCATCATATCATTTCTCGTTCTGCTTTCCGTACAATGGATGCAGCTTATTCCGGCACTTTCCCGATTTGGAATTGGCACCAATGACCTTGCTGCAGGCATTAAGATCGCGGACAGTTACCTGACGGGAAATAACCTTTTCAATACATTGGCAACCATCTTTTTCAGTGTGTTTTCAGTCATTGCCATCATTGTTACGTTACTAATCCATCTGTTTAATAAGCAAATTAATACATTGCGGAAATATCAGGTTCAGGAAGAAATACTGCACGAAACCCGCTCAGCACTTGTTGATTCAAAAGTTCATGAAGAGATCAATATGCTTGTTCATGATCTGAAAACCCCGTTGGTAACAGTTGAGGGCCTTGTATCGCTGATTCAAATGAAAATGCAATCGAAACATAATCCTTCTTTAAAAACATACGTCAGCCGGATCGACCGTTCCATTACGAAAATGAAAGACATGATTTCTGAAATACTGCATGATCAGATGAAACAGGAATTATCCGTTCAGGAACTTCTCCAATACGTAACAAGCCATCTTAGTATGGATGAACAGCGGATTAATTTGAAAATAGATTTAGATGAAAATCTCCCATTTATCTATGTCAATAAAATACGGTTTTCCAGAGCTATTTCGAACATTCTTGAAAACGCCATCATTTCTTTTGATGGAAAAGAAGGATATATCCATGTCACTGTCAAAAGTATAGATACGAGAATTTTAATTCGCATTCAGGATAACGGTCCCGGTATAGACGCCACCCACCTGAAAGAAATCTGGAAAGAAGGATTCAGTACACGAAACTCATCCGGATTAGGTCTTTCCTTTGTGAAACGGGTGGTTGAAAACCATCATGGTACAATTGATCTCAAAAGCATCCCCGGGAATCAGACGCAAATAAATATCAGACTACCTATCAGTAAAGAAGGTGAAAACGCCAATGAGCACCACTATATTAATAGTTGA
- a CDS encoding response regulator, translated as MSTTILIVDDNEDIRFTLKEICCSADWNVIEGSTGKQGIELFKKMHPDLMLLDYHMPDWDGIKTTKELRSISEKTPIIILTVDERQEIADAFLQAGATDFALKPIKAPDLISRIRINLKIAKLMAGKENVFVEKGIRQATLNSIKNYLVQQDSPSSINEIQQALPIAYQTVHRYLYYLENKGEVEIISQYGKQGRPTNTYKLV; from the coding sequence ATGAGCACCACTATATTAATAGTTGATGATAACGAAGACATTCGTTTTACACTGAAAGAAATATGCTGCTCCGCCGATTGGAATGTGATAGAAGGCAGTACAGGAAAGCAAGGCATTGAACTTTTCAAAAAAATGCACCCTGACCTTATGTTACTTGACTACCATATGCCGGATTGGGATGGAATAAAAACAACGAAAGAATTACGCAGTATCAGTGAGAAAACCCCTATTATCATATTGACCGTTGATGAACGTCAGGAAATTGCCGATGCATTTCTACAGGCTGGTGCAACTGATTTTGCCCTGAAACCAATCAAAGCACCTGATCTTATTTCCCGGATCCGTATTAATTTAAAGATCGCAAAACTTATGGCCGGCAAGGAAAATGTCTTTGTGGAAAAAGGCATACGGCAGGCTACCCTGAATTCAATTAAAAATTACCTCGTGCAACAAGATTCCCCATCCTCCATCAACGAGATTCAACAGGCATTGCCGATTGCCTACCAGACTGTCCACCGGTATTTATACTACCTGGAAAACAAGGGCGAAGTAGAAATCATTTCACAGTATGGCAAGCAGGGACGCCCGACAAATACGTATAAACTTGTTTAA
- the clpP gene encoding ATP-dependent Clp endopeptidase proteolytic subunit ClpP, translated as MNLIPTVIEQTNRGERAYDIYSRLLKDRIIMLGSGIDDNVSNSIVAQLLFLAAEDPDKDISLYINSPGGSITAGMAIYDTMQFIEPDVSTICTGMAASMGAFLLAAGEKGKRYALPNSEVMIHQPLGGTQGQATDIEIHAKRIIQMREKINQILAERTGQPIELIDRDTDRDNFMTAEKSVDYGLIDKILTNNKDKK; from the coding sequence ATGAATTTAATACCTACAGTCATTGAACAGACAAACCGTGGAGAACGCGCATATGATATTTACTCACGTTTATTGAAAGACCGAATTATTATGCTTGGAAGCGGCATCGACGATAATGTTTCCAATTCGATTGTGGCGCAATTGCTTTTCCTCGCTGCGGAAGACCCGGACAAAGATATCTCCCTATACATTAACTCACCGGGCGGATCCATTACAGCCGGCATGGCAATTTATGATACGATGCAATTCATTGAACCGGATGTATCAACCATCTGCACAGGTATGGCAGCATCAATGGGTGCATTCCTGCTTGCCGCCGGAGAAAAAGGAAAACGCTATGCACTGCCAAACAGTGAGGTGATGATTCACCAGCCACTAGGCGGTACCCAAGGTCAGGCAACAGATATTGAAATTCATGCCAAACGGATCATCCAAATGCGTGAAAAAATCAACCAGATTCTGGCTGAACGCACTGGTCAGCCAATCGAATTAATCGACCGAGATACAGATCGGGACAACTTCATGACAGCTGAAAAATCAGTGGATTATGGCTTAATAGACAAAATCTTAACAAACAACAAAGACAAGAAATAA
- a CDS encoding HPr family phosphocarrier protein: protein MIEKSVTVELETGLQARPAALFVQEANRFAAHLFLEKDGKRVNAKSIMGLMSLAVTTGETITLFAEGSDENEALDRLTQFVRND from the coding sequence TTGATTGAGAAATCGGTCACGGTTGAATTAGAAACCGGGTTACAGGCTCGGCCGGCGGCATTATTTGTACAGGAGGCAAACCGATTTGCTGCACATTTATTCCTTGAAAAGGATGGAAAACGGGTCAATGCCAAAAGTATAATGGGATTAATGAGCCTTGCGGTGACAACAGGGGAAACGATTACGCTTTTTGCGGAAGGATCGGATGAGAACGAAGCTTTGGACAGATTAACCCAATTTGTTAGGAACGATTAA
- the whiA gene encoding DNA-binding protein WhiA, protein MSFASEIKKELTGIETDQCCQHAELAALIRMNGAISMSQRKYTLDAQTENAAIARRIYTLIKSLYDLPVELLVRKKMKLKKNNVYIVRIKEDVEKLLTELDILHKPHSFVRTISEKYLQKDCCKKSYLRGAFLAGGSINNPETSSYHLEIFNAYEEHNNALCDLLNDFDLRARKLERKKGYITYLKEAEKITEFLSIIGAHNALFKFEDVRIVRDMRNSVNRLVNCETANLNKTIGAAFRQIENIKLIERTVGLDALPEKLQEIAELRVKHQDVSLKELGELVSTGKISKSGVNHRLKKIDEFADKIQFDTKLLKNE, encoded by the coding sequence ATGTCGTTTGCATCGGAAATAAAGAAAGAACTGACGGGGATTGAAACAGATCAATGCTGTCAACACGCTGAACTTGCTGCACTTATTCGAATGAATGGTGCTATTTCCATGTCACAGCGTAAATATACATTGGACGCACAGACGGAGAACGCAGCGATTGCACGCCGCATTTATACACTGATCAAGTCACTGTATGATTTACCGGTCGAACTGCTTGTCCGAAAAAAAATGAAATTGAAGAAAAATAACGTGTACATCGTCCGGATAAAGGAAGATGTGGAAAAATTATTAACGGAATTGGATATTTTACACAAACCCCACTCATTTGTGCGAACTATCTCCGAAAAATATTTACAAAAAGACTGCTGCAAAAAATCATATTTGCGTGGAGCATTTCTTGCCGGAGGTTCCATCAACAATCCGGAAACTTCCTCCTATCATCTGGAAATTTTCAATGCATACGAGGAGCATAATAATGCATTATGCGATTTATTGAATGATTTTGATCTTCGTGCACGAAAACTGGAGCGGAAAAAAGGTTATATTACGTATTTGAAAGAAGCAGAAAAGATTACGGAGTTTTTAAGTATTATTGGTGCGCATAATGCATTATTCAAGTTTGAGGATGTCCGGATTGTGCGGGACATGCGAAACTCAGTAAACCGACTCGTGAATTGTGAGACGGCCAACCTGAACAAAACAATTGGTGCGGCGTTCAGGCAAATCGAGAATATTAAGCTGATTGAACGGACAGTCGGTCTTGATGCACTTCCGGAGAAACTTCAGGAAATTGCCGAACTGCGCGTTAAGCATCAGGATGTTTCCTTGAAAGAACTGGGCGAACTTGTCTCCACAGGGAAAATTTCGAAATCCGGTGTCAATCACCGTCTAAAAAAGATTGATGAATTTGCTGATAAAATTCAATTTGACACAAAACTTTTGAAAAATGAGTAG
- a CDS encoding gluconeogenesis factor YvcK family protein produces the protein MQNNRKPRVVVIGGGTGMPVLLRGLKNLPVHLTALVTVADDGGSTGRLRDEMAIPAPGDIRNVIAALSDAEPMLLELFQHRFAVGNGLSGHSMGNLLLAAMTSITGDFYTGIKEISRVLNVKGKIYPISNENMSLHAKMSDGSIVSGESKIPLANKRIERVFLSPQPVQPFPNALKAIEKADLVVIAPGSLYTSILSNLIIPQVDEALQETNGKVVYVCNVMTQAGETTGYTASDHVQAICDHVGNDAVDSIIVHNEPISKNVRDVYAEENAEPVIYDTDRLLEMGLQIIEGDIINHSRTTLRHDTHKIAKLLYSIIESK, from the coding sequence ATGCAGAACAACAGGAAGCCAAGGGTTGTAGTGATTGGCGGCGGTACAGGAATGCCTGTACTCTTGAGAGGTTTAAAAAATTTGCCTGTACATCTTACTGCACTTGTTACAGTGGCAGATGACGGCGGCAGTACCGGCAGGCTTCGCGATGAAATGGCAATTCCAGCCCCCGGTGATATCCGAAACGTAATTGCTGCTCTATCTGATGCAGAACCGATGCTGCTTGAATTGTTCCAGCACCGGTTTGCAGTCGGTAATGGTTTGTCGGGTCACTCGATGGGGAATCTGCTGCTTGCCGCAATGACCTCTATAACCGGTGATTTTTACACTGGTATAAAGGAAATTTCCCGTGTTTTAAATGTGAAAGGAAAAATTTATCCAATCTCCAATGAGAATATGTCATTGCATGCCAAAATGTCTGATGGATCTATCGTTTCCGGTGAATCAAAAATTCCTCTGGCGAACAAACGGATTGAACGTGTCTTTTTAAGTCCGCAGCCGGTGCAGCCATTTCCGAATGCATTGAAAGCAATAGAAAAGGCGGACCTTGTTGTAATTGCTCCAGGAAGCCTATATACAAGTATTTTATCAAACTTGATTATACCGCAAGTGGATGAGGCGCTTCAGGAAACAAACGGAAAAGTTGTCTATGTGTGTAATGTTATGACACAAGCAGGGGAGACAACAGGCTATACGGCATCTGACCATGTTCAGGCAATATGCGATCACGTCGGTAATGACGCGGTCGATTCAATAATTGTCCATAATGAACCAATCAGTAAAAATGTGCGTGATGTGTATGCAGAAGAAAATGCCGAACCGGTGATTTATGATACAGATCGTTTGCTGGAAATGGGGTTGCAGATTATAGAGGGAGACATTATAAACCATTCCAGAACAACACTCAGACATGATACACATAAAATTGCCAAACTGCTTTATTCCATAATTGAATCCAAATGA
- the rapZ gene encoding RNase adapter RapZ, giving the protein MSVNEEETKLVVITGMSGAGKTVAVQSFEDLGYYCVDNLPPALLPKFLELMKDSTNNIRKVALVMDLRGREFFDSLFEALDILGEEEWVHEHILFLDAKDESLVTRYKETRRSHPLAVGGLPLEGIQQERKILDELRGRAQRIIDTTNLKPRELREKILKAYTEKKQEIFSVNLVSFGFKYGIPIDADLVFDVRFLPNPHYVPHMQPLTGLNPEVSSYVFKWTDTIKFNEKVLDMLHFMLPQYKKEGKSQLVVAIGCTGGQHRSVALAEYFAKQLSANYITHVTHRDIDKRKGHS; this is encoded by the coding sequence ATGTCAGTGAATGAAGAGGAAACAAAATTAGTTGTTATAACAGGAATGTCAGGCGCCGGGAAAACGGTAGCTGTACAGAGCTTTGAAGATTTGGGGTATTACTGTGTGGATAATCTTCCCCCGGCCTTGCTCCCAAAGTTTCTTGAACTGATGAAGGATTCAACCAACAACATCCGTAAAGTTGCTCTGGTAATGGACCTGCGCGGACGGGAATTTTTTGATTCTCTTTTTGAAGCACTTGATATTTTGGGTGAAGAAGAATGGGTGCATGAACATATACTGTTTTTGGATGCAAAAGACGAATCACTTGTGACAAGATATAAAGAAACACGCCGTTCACACCCACTCGCAGTCGGCGGCCTTCCACTGGAAGGAATCCAGCAGGAACGGAAAATTCTTGATGAGTTAAGAGGCAGGGCACAACGGATTATTGATACAACCAATTTGAAACCGAGGGAATTGCGGGAAAAAATTTTGAAGGCATACACGGAAAAAAAACAGGAGATATTTTCGGTGAACCTTGTATCATTCGGTTTTAAATATGGAATTCCAATTGATGCGGACCTTGTATTTGATGTTCGCTTTCTGCCAAACCCGCATTATGTACCGCATATGCAGCCTTTGACCGGTTTAAATCCCGAAGTTTCCTCATATGTATTTAAATGGACGGATACAATTAAATTTAATGAAAAAGTACTGGATATGCTTCATTTTATGCTTCCCCAGTACAAAAAAGAAGGAAAGTCACAGCTGGTAGTCGCAATTGGCTGCACCGGAGGACAACATCGATCGGTAGCACTTGCGGAATATTTTGCGAAACAATTATCTGCAAATTACATTACCCATGTGACACATCGCGATATTGATAAGAGAAAGGGACATTCATGA
- the trxB gene encoding thioredoxin-disulfide reductase yields MSEERIYDVIIAGAGPAGMTAAVYASRADLDTLMIERGIPGGQMANTEDVENFPGFEHVLGPDLSNKMFEHAKKFGAEYAYGDIKDVVDHGEYKTVIAGSKEYHTRALIITTGAQYKKLGIPGEEELGGRGVSYCAVCDGAFFKEKHLVVIGGGDSAVEEGIYLTRFADKVTVVHRRDELRAQKIIQQRAFDNEKMEFIWNTEAKTINGPDGKVSGVSLVNNKTGEEYEHPIDGVFIYIGMVPLSEPFQSLGITNEDGYIPTNEEMETSIPGIFAAGDIREKNLRQIVTATGDGSIAAENAQKYIEDLMEELKAAKS; encoded by the coding sequence ATGTCCGAAGAGCGTATATATGATGTGATTATAGCAGGCGCCGGCCCAGCCGGAATGACAGCTGCGGTTTATGCATCAAGGGCTGATCTGGATACTTTGATGATTGAGCGAGGGATTCCCGGCGGTCAAATGGCAAATACAGAAGATGTGGAAAATTTCCCTGGTTTTGAGCATGTCTTGGGACCGGATTTATCAAATAAAATGTTTGAACACGCCAAAAAATTTGGTGCGGAATATGCGTATGGAGATATTAAAGATGTTGTGGATCACGGCGAATATAAAACTGTTATTGCCGGATCAAAAGAATATCATACGCGAGCACTAATCATAACAACCGGTGCACAGTACAAAAAGCTTGGCATTCCCGGCGAAGAGGAACTTGGGGGACGCGGAGTTTCTTATTGTGCAGTTTGTGATGGCGCATTTTTTAAAGAAAAACATCTTGTTGTAATTGGCGGCGGTGATTCTGCCGTTGAAGAAGGTATTTATTTGACACGTTTTGCGGATAAGGTAACGGTTGTGCATCGGCGTGATGAACTTCGCGCTCAGAAGATTATTCAGCAGCGTGCCTTTGACAATGAAAAAATGGAATTCATTTGGAACACGGAAGCAAAAACAATCAATGGTCCCGACGGAAAAGTAAGCGGCGTTTCCCTGGTTAACAATAAGACCGGTGAGGAATACGAACATCCAATTGACGGGGTTTTCATTTATATTGGAATGGTCCCGCTTAGCGAGCCTTTTCAATCACTTGGTATTACCAATGAAGATGGCTATATTCCAACAAATGAAGAGATGGAAACGTCAATTCCCGGAATTTTTGCTGCCGGAGATATTCGGGAGAAAAACCTTCGACAGATTGTGACAGCAACTGGGGATGGAAGTATTGCTGCTGAAAATGCACAAAAGTATATTGAGGATTTAATGGAAGAATTAAAAGCTGCAAAATCCTAA
- a CDS encoding tetratricopeptide repeat protein, which produces MHQSENKKDQQHENVFPLIPEGDFYFQKGVEAFQKRNFEGAIKWLRKAIEMAPEDPLYQCQMSVIYTEIGAYHAANQLLTKVLQFSGDDCIDCYYLLANNYAHLGLLNDAKKYANSYLDKDPDGEFKEAAESLIEMVDIDEEDDEWFTDEEDELLIYQETVFYHIEKCEWEKALTLLDEMKTLFPGHPLIKHDYTQALFFSGYQDDAIKMEMELLEEDPNSLNSHINMAIFSYESGNITQYETHIQTLRNVYPLHEQLQLRVAITFARTGLYQEAYDRFRKLAKGTSKNHLSFYKYYSIAAYKLGEPSKALSLWEEGCRRHPDLSKQDGPWG; this is translated from the coding sequence ATGCACCAGTCGGAAAACAAAAAAGATCAACAGCACGAAAATGTATTCCCGCTTATTCCGGAAGGCGATTTTTATTTTCAAAAAGGTGTTGAAGCATTTCAAAAGCGGAATTTCGAAGGTGCGATCAAATGGCTGCGCAAGGCCATTGAAATGGCACCCGAGGATCCGCTTTATCAATGCCAGATGTCGGTTATTTATACGGAAATTGGTGCATACCATGCAGCGAATCAGCTATTGACTAAAGTGCTGCAATTTTCCGGTGATGATTGTATAGACTGTTATTACCTGCTGGCAAACAATTATGCGCACCTTGGTCTATTGAATGATGCCAAAAAGTATGCAAATTCCTATCTGGACAAAGACCCGGATGGTGAGTTTAAAGAGGCGGCTGAAAGTCTGATCGAAATGGTTGATATCGATGAGGAAGATGATGAATGGTTTACCGATGAAGAAGATGAGCTCCTGATCTACCAGGAAACCGTTTTTTATCATATCGAAAAATGCGAATGGGAAAAAGCACTGACATTACTCGATGAAATGAAGACATTGTTCCCGGGGCATCCATTAATCAAACATGACTATACACAGGCATTGTTCTTCTCCGGTTATCAGGACGACGCAATTAAAATGGAAATGGAATTGCTGGAGGAGGATCCAAATTCGTTGAACAGTCATATAAATATGGCAATATTTTCGTACGAATCCGGGAATATTACACAGTATGAAACCCATATTCAGACGTTGCGAAATGTATATCCGCTTCATGAACAGCTGCAGCTCCGTGTAGCAATTACTTTTGCCAGGACAGGGTTGTATCAGGAGGCATATGACAGATTTCGCAAACTTGCAAAAGGTACTTCGAAAAATCATTTATCGTTTTATAAGTATTACAGCATTGCGGCTTACAAGCTTGGAGAGCCGTCCAAAGCCCTTTCATTATGGGAAGAGGGATGCAGGCGTCATCCGGATTTGTCCAAACAGGATGGTCCATGGGGGTAA